Part of the Niallia alba genome is shown below.
GACAACCCTTTTTTTTCTACATTATTCGGGATAAACTTCTTTCTCTGTAACCCATTTGTGATTGGTTACCATTTCGCCACCTGTTGTTGGCTGGTAGTCTACCATATATACAGTTGTGTTCTCAGCAGATTCGATTATAGCCTTCGCGCCTTTCATTCCTTCCATATGATCTGCTTCTAGGGTAACCTCTGTTCCCTTCTCAAGCATTTCACTTCCAGCATCCTTTATTTCATCTTGGATAACCCATTTATGATGCTTGATCGGTTCTCCTCCTGTTGTTGGAGTGTAAGTAACCTGATAAGCAATCGTATCAAATGCATTTAACACCGTTGCTTCTGCACGATCCATCCCTTCCATGTGATCTGCTTTTAAAACCACCTGACTACCTTCTTTATATGTTGGATCCGCTGCCGGTTCTAAACCTTCGGGAATATCTGGTGAGCCAGTTTCTTGGTGCCCATGCTCGGATTGGTTTGACTGCGTTTGATTGTCGCTATTTTTTTCACCGGAGGAACAGCCATAAAACAATAACAATACGGTAAAAATTGCAGCGATATAAACATGTCTACTTTTCATTCTATTACCTCCTCTATTATGAATTCTTTCACTAAAGAGGAAATTTTAAACATTGGTCTATTTATTCGCTAAAGGTAATCGAATAGTAAAGGTTGTGCCAACACCATCTTCTGAAATGAAATCTATTTGGCCTTTATGCTCTGCAATAATGTTATAGCAAATTACTAACCCTAAACCTGTTCCTTTTTCTTTCGTCGTGTAAAAAGGTTCTCCCAGTTTATTCTTTATGTCATCAGGAATTCCCTTACCATTGTCGTTGATGGTGACAACAATCCATTTCCCATCAAGTTTTGCTTCCATATTGATGGTTCCACCGTTTTCCATCGCTTCAATCGCATTTTTAACCAAATTGATAAAAACTTGTTTCATCTGATCAACATTACATAAAGCATGTAAATCATTATCATATGCATCTAAATTAATTACGACATTATCAAGATTTGCTTGTGATTGCATCAACGTATAAACATCTAGAAGAATTTTTCCGATGTTTATTTCTTTAATTTCTGACTTTGCTGGTTTTCCTAGAAACATTAACTCGCTCGCAATTGTTTCAATCCGATTGATTTCAATATCAAGGATTGGATAAATGTCTTTTAATTTCATTGCTCCTTGGTATGCAAGTTTTAGAAATCCTTTAATAGCGGTTAAGGGATTTCTAATTTCATGGGCAATACTTGCGGCCAATTGCCCAGCTATTCCTAGTTTTTCGTTCTTGATCTGCAGCTGTTGGTTCTCTTTTCTGACACTTATGTCTCGAGCTATAATAATGATTGTGGAACTTAAATCTTCAAAAAGGAACGGATAAGCTAACAGCTCCACCTCGACTACCTTTCCATTAGGTGTAATTAGCTCCATTTCGTATGGAGTTACTATTTCTTCCTGCCATATAAGCTCTTTCTTTTCTAAAAACTTTTCTAAAAAGTCTGGTTCCATAATTTCATAAGCAGATTTTCCGACAAGGTCTTCTGTATCAAGTAGTTTTACAGCTGCTTTATTAGCATACATAATAATATTGTTGGAAGTAATGAAGACAGCATCTAGCATATCTTCTACTAGACGGGAATAGTAGGTTTGTGCTAGTTGTAGATTGGCAATGGTCTCTTCGTATTTGCCATTTCTCACGAGGGGAGGAGACAAGATTTCCTTTTCATACCCATTGGATAATGTGAATTCTGTATCGGTCATCACATATGGATGGTGCTTTGCTAAATCAATATAATTACTTGCAGATAACTCCGTCCCGTTATAGGCACATACCGTGTAATTCTGATAAGTTCTAATATACTTATCTACCTCATCCTCATATTGAAGCAATTTATCCATGATTTCCTCTTGCTTGAGGAGGGTGGGTATTTTTCCCCAATAACGAATCGTTATATCTTTATTAAAAAAATAATCGGAATTAATGGAGCCATTGGTTGCTTCTAAAATACTCCCTAAATAAAGCTCTCCATTTCGATAATAGACCTCTTCACTATCAATAAAATGAATCCGATCGATTTGCTCATTAAACAGTCCATGTTCTTCCAACTTCTTGATTATTAGTGGCCATATTTTCTTCTGATCTACTAAAACAACTATTTGCTCTAAAAGCAGACCGGTTTTTATGAAGGACGCTGCATTGGTTATGTATTTTTCTTCATTGCTTGTTATGTACATGATATGTGCGCCGCAAGTCAAATCGGAGAGATTTGTAAGAGCAATCTCTGGATGGTATCTTGTCTGAGGAGTATATACAGCCATTAAAAACCCCCTACTTTCTTTATAAGTTTAATATCCTTTTATTATAGCATGTAAATTTCCGACTATTTGGATGATTTTTTGTTTTTCTTAAAATTAAAGGACAGTCCTTCACTGCTTTAATACAGTGAGGGACTGTCCTTCCTTTTCTTATTCTTCGTATTCATACAATGTTGCACTTTCAATATAATTAACAAATCGACGAAGCTCTTTTGCCTGTTCTCGATTCATTTCCCCTTTTTCATACATTTTCTGAATCGTCGCTCGCTGTTGATCCACAATACCTAGACGCAATTCTTCTATTTGTTCCTGCAGCTTTTCATTAAATGATGCAGTTGGTTTTTCCCAACGATCGACCATGCGTCGGTACTCTAGAATAACGGTCTCTACTAGTTGTTTTTTCTCAGCAGATTCTTTCCATTTTTCTAAATAAGAAATGGCAGATTTCATCGAATCCAATAAAATTTCTTTGCTGATACGCATTTGTTCCCTTCGATCCAATTTGGTGCCACGTTGCTTTCGTGCAAAGCGTTTCCATCCTCTCATTGCCTTTCCAAATAAAAATTTGGTCCCTGCCTGCACGTTTGTGGAAAGTATTTCTTCTCGATAATCCAATGATTTTTCAAAGATCTCAAACACTTCTTCTGTGATTTTATCCTCCTTTAATAATTGATGCACATAGTTTCGCTCTTCCTTCAGTGCACGCAATCTTATTTCAACCATTGCATTGAAATTGGTTTCTTCTTCTTCTGTTCTTTCCACTTGATTTAACTGCCGAATGCGTCGTTTATATTCATCAATTAGTTCATAAGCCGCCGCGCTATTTTCTTCATTCATTTCTAAATAGAGCTTATCAATCGTGGAGAGCATAATCTTTTTCTTCGCTCTAATTAACAGATCCTCATCATCCATTTCCGCTGCTCCACTATTTTTACTAAGGTATGGCAAGAATATCGTTGCTGCAAGTAAGGTGAACAGGATCACACCTGCTGCTAGAAAGAGGATTAAGGAGCGTTCCGGAAATCCTTGTCCAGTATGGATGACAAATGGAATTGATAGCACCCCTGCCATTGTTACGGCTCCGCGAACTCCTGTCAAACTGACAAGCAAGGTATGCTTAATACTTGGCTTTTCGATTTCCTTCGTCTTATCTGTTTTAAATTCATAGATAGAAAATAAATAGGACCAGAAAAAGCGAATACTAAGAATCACGACACCAATTAAAATAACATATCCAATAATTAACCAGTTACTCAAAGAAGGATCTTCGACCGTATCTACAATAGAAGATGGAATATTTAAGCCTAATAGTAAAAATACAATCCCGTTGAGAATAAAAATAACGATAGACCAAATATTTTCCGTCAGAACCTGTTCCTCAGCAAGCATCGTCTCTGTTCTTTCACTTACTAATGAATGAATAATTCCCCCAACTACAACAGCAATAACCCCAGAGGCATGAAGCACTTCCTCTGCCACGATAAAGATTAAGAACGGCGTCAACACTTGTAATAAGGAGTGAAAGGTGACATCCTGTATCCCTTGTTTCCGCAATATAAAACGAATCATGATAATAAGAAGGCCTAAAACAAGACCTGCAACTGCCCCTATAAAGAACGTATAAGTAAAATCAGTAAGTGCCTCTGTAATCGAGAAATATCCAGTTACAACAGCAGCAACCGCATAATTAAATGCGACTAACCCAGAAGCATCATTAATAAGCGATTCCCCTCTTACAAGGTTGAGCACTCTTGCCGGTATATGAATTCGCTTGGCAATTCCATTTACTGCAACTGGATCTGTCGGGGACAGAATCGCTGCTAAAGCAAACGCTGCCGCTAACGGAATACTTGGAATGAGCCAATGAATAAAGTAGCCGCCGACTATTGTCGTCAGCAATACTAATATAATGGCATTTCCTAAAATAGAAGCTCGCATTTTCCACAGCTCTTCTCTTGGAAAATGCCTACCATCGTTGTAAAGCAATGGAGCAACGAATAAGAGCAAAAACCACTCCGCCTCCAATTCGAGCTCAAACTCAGAAAATAATAAGGCCATCAACACTCCAAACGCAATTTGCGTTAGCGCAGTTGGAATGGACGGAAGATAATGGCTAACAATATTAGAAATCAGTAAGCAAAGCAGTAATAAAATGATTGTAATTAATAACTCCATCTTGTTGTCTCCTTGAAAATTCTTTCTCTAGTTTCTCTCATTTTTATGTAGATTATGTTGTTTGGGCATTGTTTTGTAAATAGACTTATTCCGCTTAAAAAGAGATTCCCTAATTGGAATCTCTCAGTTTGTAGAAAACCCCTAATTTTTTAAAATAGAAGTTTGTATATAGCATATTTATTAGTCCCTTTGAATAGGGATGTTACTTTCCGCTCCAGGGGCTCGCGCTGAGCCGCTTCGGCCTTTAGCCTGCAGGATCTAAGCTGTCTCACTAATCCTACAGGAGTCTCACCCCTTCCACTCCAAGCAAGGCATAAAATTCCATTTAACTTTTCAAAAATCTTTTTGTCTACAAATTGAGAAATTCCTCAATTGGAATCTCCTTATTTGTTTAAACCGTAAATCTTTTTTATCCGTTTCAAATGATGACGTCCACGACCGATATTGACCGTGGATTCTCCGTTATTTGCGAACCTACTGTTGCTTTACATTACCCTTCTACTGGAGACTTAGGACCTGCTAATTCTAGCTGATAAAAAGCTAAATCTAACCATTTCTCAAATTTATAGCCTGCTTTTTTAATCGTGCCCGAATACGTAAATCCTAGTTTCTCATGAATGAAAATACTTCCTTTATTTGTGCTATCGATTCCAGCAATAAGGGTCGCATAGCCCTCTTCTTCTGCGCGTTCAATTAGTACTTTTAATAATTGAGTACCAATTCCTTTCTTTCTTGCTTCTTTATGGACATACACCGAATGCTCAATCGAATACTTATATGCTGGCCATGCCCGAAAAGGACCATATGTAGCAAATCCAAATACTTTTCCATCCTCTTCAAAAACAAAGAGAGGATACCCACCCTCCACTTTCTGGTCATACCATGCTTTTCTGTCTTCCAAAGAGTGTGCATGATAATCATATACGGCAGTCGTATGTAAGATTGCATCATTATATATTTCTAAAACCTCTCCTAAATCTGTTTCCTTCATCTCTCGGATCATCGCTTTATCCCCTTTTTTACTATTAAAAAAATTCTCTCTAATATACTAATCTTATTAAGTAAGATACCAAGTAGGGACGAAAAATGAAAGTATTTTCTATTAATTGCGGATATGAAATAAAGATGTCCTATTCAGACATCTCCATCCTATTTCTTATTATTGTAGCCTCTTTCACCAAATGGCTGTAATTTCTCCAACCACTTTTCCTCCAACTTTGCTAGCTCTTCTTTTTCATTATAATAAGGATCGTCTTTCGGCTTTAGCACTTCTACAATCTCAAATGAAAATGCGTCCTTCCCGTATTCCTTCCATTCTTCCACTAATTTCTTATTGGCATATCCGCCATTTTCCAGTGAAAATTTCACTCCATTAATTGTTTTAAAATTTCTCGTGCTAACAACACAAATTTTCCCGTTCTTACTATTCGTTATCGTATAAATACCAGCTTCAATCGGAATTTCTCTATACTGTTGTTTTAGCTCTTTTTTGCGGTCCATGTTATGTCTATCACCTTTCTATTATTTTTTTGTGTTCTCGTAAAGGTTGTTGCTGTTCCCCACAGCTTGAATAATTAATTTTCTATTGAAAAAACAAGATTCTTTTTGAAAAAAACTATTTTTTTAACCAATAAAGGCTTCCATCTGCTTTGCGATCAAGAAATCCGTATTCAATTAAATATCTTCTTATCAGAACATAATCATCATAAATAGTCTTTAAAAGCTGATTTAATTCCTTTTCGGAATAGCTCTCTTGCTCTTCTAAATACTTGGATATTTCCCGGAGAACAATTAATTTTTGCTTTTGCTTGATTGGAAATTTACTCAAAACCCCATCCTTGAAATATTTAGCTGTTATGCTTTCCTGTTCTTCTTCCGTAATATTGTATCTATCGTCTACCATTGTGGCTGTTTTATGAACAGGAACAAAGCTAGGCGCATGATTATCCTTTTCCTTCATTAACTCCATAATCGCCAGAAAATTTCTCGCTTGCCTTTCCTTTTCCTTAAGAGCAAAGCGATGATGCCGAATGGTTGAAGCACTGCCAATTGCCAGCGCTTTTTTCACTTCTTCATCACTTTTCCCATGATAAAATAGCTCCAGCAATTTAGTCTGATGCTCCGTTAACCCTGTCATCTTTTTATCTAAGCTAAGTAAATAATGAAAAACAGATTGATGAGCATCTTTTATGTGGTGCTGCATGAACTTTTCCGCTTCATATAATGTTCCATCTTGTGGATAGATAATACCTTTCTCTATCTGCTCCCCACATAAAAGACAAAGATAGGAATCCTGTTCATCGATATAGCCCTTTTTTAATTCATCAATCGTTGCATTTTGAAAATAAGATGAAATCTCCATAAAACAAACACCTCGTTTATATGTTTGTTATTTTACAAACATATATTATTTATGTCAGTTAAATAATATACTTTATTTGGTTAACCGTCAATGTTTAGGGAGATTTTGTTTGTTTTGATGGTAGTAAGCTGGGAGGAATCTGTGCGAGATGAACGCTACTTTTTCGTTTGATTCTCTGCTTTTTGGCGTTCATCTAAGCGATGAACACCACTTTTCTCCTGTTTCCTCTGCCTTTTGGCTTTCATCCACTTAATGAACGCCACCTTTCTACTGCCTCCTCTGCTTTTTGGCTTTCATCCACTCGATGAACACCACTTTTCTCCTGCTTTCTCAACTTTTTGGCGTTCATCCACTTAATGAACGCCACCTTTCTACTGCCTCCTCTGCTTTTTGGCTTTCATCCACTCGATGAACACCACTTTTCTCCTGTTTCCTCAACTTTTTGGCGTTCATCCACTTAATGAACGCCACTTTTCTCTTATCTCCTCTGCTTTTTGGCTTTCATCCACTCGATGAACACCACTTTTCTCCTGCTTCCTCTACTTTTCGGTTTTCATCCACTTAATGAACGCCACTTTTCTCTTATCTCCTTTGCTTTTTGGTTTTCATCCACTTGATGAAAACCACTTTTCTCCTATCTCCTTTGCTTTTTGGCGTTCATCCACTTGATGAACGCCACTTTTCTCCTGCCTCCTCTACTTTTGGCTTTCATTCACTTGATGAACACTACTTTTCTCCTGCCTCTTCTGCTTTTTGGTGTTCATCTTCACCCCCTAACTCCTCCTCTAGCAATCTCCCAATAGACTTTCCAAAATAAGTATATTACCATGTAAGAAAACAGTATTTATGGAGGAGTAAAATTTGAATATTCTTTGGGATTTTGATGGTACGTTATTTGATACATATCCTGCTTATACAGATATTCTTTATACAGTATTGGAAGAAAAGGTGGATAAGGCAGCTATTTATAAAGAGTTGAAAGTTTCTTTCTCCCATGCAATTGAGTATTTTCACTTAACAGAAGAGCAACGAAATGAGATTAAGCAGATGAATAAAGGAATTGTTGTTAGTGAAGTGAGGCCTTTTCCAGGTGTAGAGGAAATTTTAAAGGCTGCGGAAACAAATGTGATTATGACACATAAAGTGAAACTTCCATCAGTGGGGGTTTCCTTCCTCCCCCACTGATGGTTAGTTGAACCAATCGGACCTTTACGGACAGTTGATCTCCCACCTAGCTTCCTCGTATTCCCATAAGCTTGAGGGGGGGAGTCTTACTGTCCGTTAAGAGTGGGACAAAAGTCATGAGGGTGTAATGAAGTTTTTGCGGTATTATGGATGGGAGAACTATTTTGCGGAAATTGTTACTTTAGCGAATGGCTTTCCCAGAAAGCCGGCAGTAAATTTTTATCAATATTTACATACAAAATATTCAATTGACTTAGCCATTGGGGGATCGGGAACTGGATTTAATTCCAGCAAAGGAATTAGGAATCCCCACCTGTATGTTCCAAAACCAGTGTGATTTTGCTGACTTTTCTCTCGCAAACTATACTGAATTTTTTACCGTATACCCGATGACAAAGGGGTGAGGATTATTTTTAAAAGAAAATTAATCGCTGCTAGTTTTACTTGTTCTCTTTATACGATACTGCTTGGATTATTAGTACCAGATTTAATTGATAGCAAGGCAACATATTTTCAATCGGTAATAACAAGTATTTCCATCTACTTTCTTTATACGATACCAGCAATCTTTGTTTATGGTCTGTTCACTTCTTTTGTAAGTGATAAGATTGGGGAATTGTTGGCGCGGAAAACAGGGGAAAATA
Proteins encoded:
- a CDS encoding HAD hydrolase-like protein yields the protein MNILWDFDGTLFDTYPAYTDILYTVLEEKVDKAAIYKELKVSFSHAIEYFHLTEEQRNEIKQMNKGIVVSEVRPFPGVEEILKAAETNVIMTHKVKLPSVGVSFLPH
- a CDS encoding Na+/H+ antiporter; translation: MELLITIILLLLCLLISNIVSHYLPSIPTALTQIAFGVLMALLFSEFELELEAEWFLLLFVAPLLYNDGRHFPREELWKMRASILGNAIILVLLTTIVGGYFIHWLIPSIPLAAAFALAAILSPTDPVAVNGIAKRIHIPARVLNLVRGESLINDASGLVAFNYAVAAVVTGYFSITEALTDFTYTFFIGAVAGLVLGLLIIMIRFILRKQGIQDVTFHSLLQVLTPFLIFIVAEEVLHASGVIAVVVGGIIHSLVSERTETMLAEEQVLTENIWSIVIFILNGIVFLLLGLNIPSSIVDTVEDPSLSNWLIIGYVILIGVVILSIRFFWSYLFSIYEFKTDKTKEIEKPSIKHTLLVSLTGVRGAVTMAGVLSIPFVIHTGQGFPERSLILFLAAGVILFTLLAATIFLPYLSKNSGAAEMDDEDLLIRAKKKIMLSTIDKLYLEMNEENSAAAYELIDEYKRRIRQLNQVERTEEEETNFNAMVEIRLRALKEERNYVHQLLKEDKITEEVFEIFEKSLDYREEILSTNVQAGTKFLFGKAMRGWKRFARKQRGTKLDRREQMRISKEILLDSMKSAISYLEKWKESAEKKQLVETVILEYRRMVDRWEKPTASFNEKLQEQIEELRLGIVDQQRATIQKMYEKGEMNREQAKELRRFVNYIESATLYEYEE
- a CDS encoding ATP-binding protein is translated as MAVYTPQTRYHPEIALTNLSDLTCGAHIMYITSNEEKYITNAASFIKTGLLLEQIVVLVDQKKIWPLIIKKLEEHGLFNEQIDRIHFIDSEEVYYRNGELYLGSILEATNGSINSDYFFNKDITIRYWGKIPTLLKQEEIMDKLLQYEDEVDKYIRTYQNYTVCAYNGTELSASNYIDLAKHHPYVMTDTEFTLSNGYEKEILSPPLVRNGKYEETIANLQLAQTYYSRLVEDMLDAVFITSNNIIMYANKAAVKLLDTEDLVGKSAYEIMEPDFLEKFLEKKELIWQEEIVTPYEMELITPNGKVVEVELLAYPFLFEDLSSTIIIIARDISVRKENQQLQIKNEKLGIAGQLAASIAHEIRNPLTAIKGFLKLAYQGAMKLKDIYPILDIEINRIETIASELMFLGKPAKSEIKEINIGKILLDVYTLMQSQANLDNVVINLDAYDNDLHALCNVDQMKQVFINLVKNAIEAMENGGTINMEAKLDGKWIVVTINDNGKGIPDDIKNKLGEPFYTTKEKGTGLGLVICYNIIAEHKGQIDFISEDGVGTTFTIRLPLANK
- a CDS encoding DUF2087 domain-containing protein; this translates as MEISSYFQNATIDELKKGYIDEQDSYLCLLCGEQIEKGIIYPQDGTLYEAEKFMQHHIKDAHQSVFHYLLSLDKKMTGLTEHQTKLLELFYHGKSDEEVKKALAIGSASTIRHHRFALKEKERQARNFLAIMELMKEKDNHAPSFVPVHKTATMVDDRYNITEEEQESITAKYFKDGVLSKFPIKQKQKLIVLREISKYLEEQESYSEKELNQLLKTIYDDYVLIRRYLIEYGFLDRKADGSLYWLKK
- a CDS encoding GNAT family N-acetyltransferase produces the protein MIREMKETDLGEVLEIYNDAILHTTAVYDYHAHSLEDRKAWYDQKVEGGYPLFVFEEDGKVFGFATYGPFRAWPAYKYSIEHSVYVHKEARKKGIGTQLLKVLIERAEEEGYATLIAGIDSTNKGSIFIHEKLGFTYSGTIKKAGYKFEKWLDLAFYQLELAGPKSPVEG
- a CDS encoding GIY-YIG nuclease family protein encodes the protein MDRKKELKQQYREIPIEAGIYTITNSKNGKICVVSTRNFKTINGVKFSLENGGYANKKLVEEWKEYGKDAFSFEIVEVLKPKDDPYYNEKEELAKLEEKWLEKLQPFGERGYNNKK
- a CDS encoding YdhK family protein, which translates into the protein MKSRHVYIAAIFTVLLLFYGCSSGEKNSDNQTQSNQSEHGHQETGSPDIPEGLEPAADPTYKEGSQVVLKADHMEGMDRAEATVLNAFDTIAYQVTYTPTTGGEPIKHHKWVIQDEIKDAGSEMLEKGTEVTLEADHMEGMKGAKAIIESAENTTVYMVDYQPTTGGEMVTNHKWVTEKEVYPE